One window of Nocardia sp. NBC_00508 genomic DNA carries:
- the mtnA gene encoding S-methyl-5-thioribose-1-phosphate isomerase, whose translation MDDSSLLWDDGALVTIDQRGLPHEVRELRLSTVDQVIDAIRTLAVRGAPAIGIAGAFGVVLATAAHTIEGVVDEAAVQAEADRIAAARPTAVNLAWAVRRVRAKVARGADAVLAETLDMLAEDGRVNRAAATNAADLVQRLCPDRPLRVLTHCNTGRLATSAFGTAIGTLRVLSERGAIEQVLVDETRPLLQGARLTTWELAEAGIPHRLTIDAAAAWAMASGQVDCVLVGADRVTANGDVANKIGTYGLALAARHHGIPFVVVAPESTRDPDMATGREIVVEERAAHEVIGFGGVATAPAQTEVFNPAFDVTPGELVTAVVTEDGVVHRSDAEHGTAIADTPRELRSDPPHGAAIADIARELYRRGWMPGTAGNISVRTGATAVVTGSGLSKGELTERDMVTVRVADSAPVSDHGRKPSAETTIHNAVYRTRPAQAVVHIHPPFATALATHSAVPGVLSAVRITDYELIKGLGGSDPAAADIPVFPNWPDVPRIGADIERYLLDHPDALPVLFIAGHGITAWGDNLPQARDRAECLEALCELVSRTGSPAAFGPRDDVLEIGLT comes from the coding sequence ATGGACGACAGCTCTCTGCTCTGGGACGACGGTGCACTCGTCACCATCGACCAGCGCGGACTGCCACACGAGGTGCGAGAACTGCGGCTGAGCACGGTCGACCAGGTCATCGACGCGATCAGAACGCTGGCCGTTCGCGGCGCGCCCGCCATCGGCATCGCGGGGGCGTTCGGCGTGGTGCTCGCCACCGCCGCGCACACGATCGAGGGCGTCGTCGACGAGGCGGCGGTACAGGCCGAGGCGGATCGGATCGCCGCCGCTCGCCCGACCGCGGTCAACCTGGCCTGGGCGGTGCGGCGGGTCCGGGCGAAGGTGGCCCGGGGCGCGGACGCGGTGCTCGCCGAAACGCTGGACATGCTGGCCGAGGACGGCCGGGTCAATCGGGCCGCCGCCACCAACGCCGCAGACCTGGTGCAGCGCTTGTGCCCCGACCGTCCGCTGCGGGTACTCACCCACTGCAATACCGGCAGGCTCGCGACCAGCGCGTTCGGCACCGCCATCGGCACGCTCCGGGTGCTGTCCGAGCGCGGCGCGATCGAGCAGGTCCTGGTCGACGAGACCCGCCCGCTGTTACAGGGCGCGCGCCTGACCACCTGGGAACTGGCCGAGGCGGGCATCCCGCATCGGCTGACCATCGACGCCGCGGCCGCGTGGGCGATGGCGAGCGGGCAGGTCGATTGTGTGCTGGTCGGCGCCGACCGCGTCACCGCCAACGGCGATGTCGCCAATAAGATCGGCACCTACGGCCTCGCGCTGGCCGCACGGCATCACGGCATCCCGTTCGTCGTGGTCGCCCCGGAGTCGACCCGCGATCCCGATATGGCCACCGGCCGCGAGATCGTCGTGGAGGAACGCGCGGCACATGAGGTGATCGGATTCGGCGGTGTGGCAACGGCTCCCGCGCAGACCGAGGTCTTCAATCCGGCTTTCGACGTGACGCCGGGTGAGCTGGTGACCGCGGTGGTCACGGAGGACGGCGTGGTGCATCGCTCTGATGCGGAGCACGGCACGGCAATCGCGGACACCCCCCGCGAACTCCGATCCGATCCCCCGCACGGCGCGGCGATCGCCGACATCGCCCGCGAGCTCTACCGGCGCGGCTGGATGCCGGGCACGGCGGGCAATATCTCGGTGCGCACCGGCGCGACCGCCGTCGTCACCGGTAGCGGGCTGTCCAAAGGCGAACTCACCGAGCGCGACATGGTCACCGTGCGCGTCGCGGATTCGGCGCCGGTGTCCGATCATGGCCGCAAGCCCTCGGCGGAGACCACGATCCACAACGCCGTCTACCGGACCCGCCCAGCCCAGGCCGTGGTCCATATCCATCCGCCGTTCGCCACCGCGCTGGCCACCCACTCGGCCGTGCCCGGCGTGCTGAGTGCCGTTCGGATCACCGACTACGAGCTGATCAAGGGGCTCGGCGGCAGTGATCCGGCCGCCGCCGACATCCCGGTGTTCCCGAACTGGCCCGACGTGCCGCGCATCGGCGCGGACATCGAGCGCTACCTCCTCGACCATCCCGACGCTCTCCCGGTGCTGTTCATCGCCGGGCACGGAATCACCGCGTGGGGGGATAATCTCCCTCAGGCGCGCGATCGCGCCGAGTGCCTGGAAGCGTTGTGCGAGCTGGTCTCCCGCACCGGCAGCCCGGCCGCGTTCGGCCCGCGCGACGACGTTCTCGAGATTGGACTGACATGA
- a CDS encoding DUF1330 domain-containing protein has product MSAYGFAHLRNRRPHPDILQYLERIQATLDPFGGRFVIHGPPAEVVEGSWPGSMVLIEFPGMTEAREWYYSSAYQEILPLRADHIDGDLVLIEGVGPAYDPRDRAAKLRAETPGAA; this is encoded by the coding sequence ATGTCCGCCTATGGCTTCGCCCACCTGCGCAATCGCAGGCCCCACCCCGACATTCTCCAGTACCTGGAACGCATCCAGGCAACGTTGGACCCGTTCGGCGGTCGTTTCGTCATCCACGGACCCCCGGCCGAGGTCGTGGAAGGCAGTTGGCCCGGCAGCATGGTGCTGATCGAGTTCCCCGGCATGACCGAGGCGCGGGAGTGGTACTACTCGTCCGCCTACCAAGAGATCTTGCCGCTGCGCGCCGATCACATCGACGGCGACCTGGTGCTGATCGAAGGCGTCGGCCCCGCTTACGACCCACGCGATCGCGCCGCGAAGCTGCGCGCCGAGACGCCAGGGGCAGCCTGA
- a CDS encoding NTP transferase domain-containing protein, producing MTAADAIVLAGGRASRMGGVDKPAIVIGGRSMLEVALAAVGSCAHTVVVGPHRPELPPEIIQVREVPPGSGPVAAIDTGLHALGSAAPLVVVLAADLPFLSEWAIAELVRHSTESGADAVFAADESGRPQYLIGVWRRSALAAALSGLGALINQPMKALVPPDAAIIPLPGVGDCDTEEQVRQARAAVGMPRMHPPLALDEARNILRGKLTRLTAYEADLRSVTGAALAGPLTAAGPLPRFDVSAMDGYAVAGDGPWRLRHDIGFAGGRRPVGLLSGEAVRIATGAHVPDGTTGVLRDEFVHIADKTLFRLPDTPQRDDIRRRGEDREVGDLVAAEGAPVTAALISAAASVEVTVAAVRGPVRARIVMTGDEIRSEGPLQAGQTRDSIGPILPDLLSWYGIRTADRVHLRDTPHGFDEVLAATPDGDLLVIVGATGGGAADQLRAALARTGAEIVVPRLRLRPGGSTVVAELASGTTVLGLPGNPFAAVATLMALAPAIVEGRTGAPSARPQRGPLRNAAEIAGQVPRIVPARTVDQGGWVGDPTVRTAHLGGLIDRDGLVIVPPEAVDGAIVEFLPLRW from the coding sequence GTGACGGCCGCCGACGCGATCGTGCTCGCCGGAGGCCGGGCCAGCCGGATGGGCGGTGTGGACAAACCCGCGATCGTCATCGGCGGCCGTTCCATGCTCGAGGTGGCGCTCGCCGCGGTCGGCTCCTGCGCGCACACCGTGGTGGTCGGTCCGCATCGACCCGAACTGCCGCCGGAGATCATCCAGGTCAGGGAGGTGCCGCCCGGTTCGGGGCCGGTGGCCGCGATCGATACGGGGTTGCACGCGCTCGGCTCCGCCGCGCCCCTGGTGGTGGTGCTCGCCGCGGACCTGCCTTTCCTGTCCGAGTGGGCGATCGCCGAACTCGTGCGGCACAGCACCGAATCCGGCGCGGACGCGGTGTTCGCGGCCGACGAGTCGGGACGCCCGCAGTACCTGATCGGAGTGTGGCGGCGCTCCGCGCTGGCGGCCGCGCTGTCCGGGCTCGGCGCGTTGATCAACCAGCCGATGAAGGCGCTGGTGCCGCCCGACGCCGCCATCATCCCGCTGCCCGGCGTCGGCGATTGCGACACCGAGGAGCAGGTGCGACAGGCCAGGGCCGCGGTCGGAATGCCGCGCATGCACCCGCCGCTGGCCCTCGACGAGGCACGAAACATCTTGCGCGGCAAGCTCACCCGGCTGACCGCGTATGAGGCGGACCTGCGTTCGGTAACCGGCGCCGCGCTCGCGGGTCCGCTGACGGCGGCCGGTCCGCTGCCCCGCTTCGACGTGTCCGCGATGGACGGCTACGCGGTGGCGGGCGACGGGCCGTGGCGCCTGCGCCACGATATCGGCTTCGCGGGCGGGCGGCGTCCGGTGGGGCTGCTGTCCGGTGAGGCGGTGCGGATCGCGACGGGCGCGCATGTTCCGGACGGCACCACCGGCGTGCTGCGCGACGAGTTCGTGCACATCGCCGACAAGACCCTCTTCCGGCTGCCGGATACGCCACAACGCGACGACATCCGCCGCCGCGGCGAGGACCGCGAGGTCGGCGATCTGGTCGCGGCGGAAGGTGCGCCGGTCACCGCGGCGCTGATCTCCGCGGCCGCGAGCGTCGAGGTCACTGTGGCGGCGGTGCGCGGCCCGGTGCGCGCCCGCATCGTGATGACCGGTGACGAGATCCGTAGCGAGGGTCCGTTGCAGGCGGGCCAGACCCGCGACTCGATCGGCCCGATTCTGCCGGACCTGTTGTCCTGGTATGGCATTCGCACCGCCGACCGGGTACATCTGCGCGACACTCCGCACGGCTTCGACGAAGTCCTGGCCGCGACACCGGACGGCGATCTGCTGGTGATCGTCGGCGCGACCGGCGGCGGAGCTGCCGACCAGCTCCGTGCGGCGCTGGCCCGCACCGGGGCCGAGATCGTCGTGCCGCGCCTGCGCCTGCGTCCCGGCGGTTCCACCGTCGTGGCCGAGCTCGCGTCCGGCACCACGGTGCTCGGCCTTCCCGGCAACCCGTTCGCCGCCGTCGCGACGCTCATGGCCCTGGCCCCCGCGATCGTCGAGGGGCGCACCGGCGCGCCTTCCGCGCGTCCGCAGCGCGGGCCGCTGCGCAACGCCGCCGAGATCGCGGGCCAAGTGCCGCGCATCGTCCCCGCCCGCACCGTCGACCAGGGCGGCTGGGTCGGCGACCCGACCGTTCGCACCGCGCACCTCGGCGGGCTGATCGACCGCGACGGTCTGGTCATCGTCCCGCCCGAGGCCGTCGACGGCGCGATCGTCGAATTCCTCCCGCTGCGCTGGTGA
- a CDS encoding VOC family protein, with protein MPTRLACVVFHADRQRSVADFWAELLGWSVTLDRPDRVDVVAADPDGPRLALTFLPAMRAKIGKNRLHLDLATRSLDHQRTQVDRALALGARRVNIGQGAVPWTVLADPEGNEFCVLEPREEYVDTGAVAAIVVDTRDPARLAEFWSVATGWSFARRGAQLAGLRSPTGLGSWLEFVHTPDAGSGRTRLHLDLSPFPDDDQAAEVARLHAAGATTVDRGAPAPDRETDLVLADPEDNEFRLLRPARFWSNA; from the coding sequence GTGCCCACGCGTCTGGCGTGCGTCGTGTTCCATGCCGACCGGCAGCGGTCGGTCGCGGACTTCTGGGCCGAACTGCTCGGCTGGAGCGTGACGCTGGACCGTCCCGATCGAGTGGACGTCGTAGCCGCCGACCCCGACGGCCCCCGACTCGCCCTCACCTTCTTACCCGCGATGCGCGCCAAGATCGGCAAGAACCGCCTGCACCTCGATCTGGCCACCCGCTCGCTCGACCATCAGCGCACCCAGGTGGACCGGGCGCTGGCGCTGGGGGCGCGCCGGGTGAACATCGGCCAGGGCGCGGTGCCGTGGACGGTGCTCGCCGATCCGGAGGGCAACGAGTTCTGCGTGCTCGAGCCAAGGGAGGAGTACGTGGACACCGGAGCCGTCGCGGCGATCGTGGTCGACACGCGCGACCCGGCGCGCCTGGCCGAATTCTGGTCGGTCGCCACCGGCTGGTCGTTCGCACGCCGCGGCGCGCAACTGGCCGGGCTGCGTTCGCCGACCGGGCTCGGCTCCTGGCTGGAGTTCGTGCACACTCCCGACGCCGGGTCCGGCCGCACCAGGCTGCATCTGGATCTCAGCCCGTTTCCGGACGATGACCAGGCCGCCGAGGTGGCCAGGCTGCATGCCGCGGGCGCCACGACGGTCGATCGGGGCGCCCCTGCTCCCGACCGGGAGACCGACCTCGTGCTCGCCGATCCGGAGGACAACGAGTTCCGTCTGCTGCGGCCCGCCCGCTTCTGGTCGAACGCCTGA
- a CDS encoding MGMT family protein gives MPTTDAQIEQVRTLVASIPRGRVATYGDIAAAVGLSTPRTVGWIMRTDAADLPWHRVLGASGRPAAHLAHRQLRLLAEEGVPIREGRVDLRAARFPFPDPPHCVPPAETAPRRTEGQ, from the coding sequence ATGCCGACGACCGACGCCCAGATCGAGCAGGTACGCACGCTGGTGGCGTCGATCCCGCGCGGCCGGGTGGCCACCTACGGCGACATCGCCGCCGCCGTCGGCCTGTCCACGCCGCGCACGGTCGGCTGGATCATGCGCACCGACGCCGCCGACCTGCCCTGGCATCGCGTGCTCGGCGCGAGCGGTCGACCCGCCGCGCACCTGGCCCATCGCCAGCTGCGCCTGCTCGCCGAGGAAGGCGTGCCGATCCGGGAAGGTCGCGTCGACCTGCGCGCCGCCCGCTTCCCGTTCCCCGATCCCCCGCACTGCGTGCCGCCTGCCGAAACAGCTCCGCGACGCACCGAAGGCCAGTAA
- a CDS encoding alpha/beta hydrolase, with the protein MSVLNVHRFGPTTGPVVLALHGVTGHGKRWEDLATRHLPDLRVLAPDLRGHGRSTALPPWNFETIVADLVELLATEADGPVVVVAHSFGGACALHLAHRHPELVRKLVLLDPAIALEPEWLNEIALSTLVSADYASVERARQDKLNSGWSDVEPRLLEAELTEHLMPTADGRVGWRMSLPAINSYWGQLARHWVLPPAELPTVLVQAMKVDPPFVTPEFRAALTEHMGANLTVLEWNCDHMVAQAYPAETGELVRSVL; encoded by the coding sequence GTGTCTGTTTTGAATGTCCATCGGTTCGGTCCGACGACGGGACCGGTGGTGCTCGCCCTGCACGGTGTGACCGGTCACGGCAAACGCTGGGAAGACCTGGCCACCCGGCATCTGCCCGACCTCCGCGTGCTCGCCCCCGACCTGCGCGGACATGGTCGCTCGACCGCGCTGCCGCCGTGGAACTTCGAGACCATCGTCGCCGACCTCGTCGAACTGCTCGCCACCGAGGCCGACGGACCGGTGGTGGTGGTCGCGCATTCGTTCGGCGGCGCGTGCGCATTGCATCTTGCGCACCGTCATCCGGAATTGGTGCGCAAGCTCGTGCTGCTCGACCCGGCCATCGCGCTGGAACCGGAATGGCTCAACGAGATCGCGCTGTCCACGCTGGTCTCCGCCGACTACGCCAGCGTCGAGCGGGCGCGGCAGGACAAGTTGAACAGTGGCTGGAGCGACGTGGAGCCGCGGCTGCTGGAGGCCGAGCTCACCGAGCATCTGATGCCCACCGCGGACGGGCGCGTCGGCTGGCGGATGAGCCTGCCCGCGATCAACTCCTATTGGGGTCAGCTGGCCCGGCACTGGGTGTTGCCGCCCGCCGAGCTGCCCACCGTGCTGGTGCAGGCGATGAAGGTCGACCCTCCGTTCGTCACGCCGGAGTTCCGCGCGGCGCTCACCGAGCACATGGGCGCCAACCTGACCGTGCTCGAATGGAATTGCGATCATATGGTCGCCCAGGCGTATCCGGCCGAGACCGGCGAACTCGTGCGTTCGGTGCTCTGA